Proteins encoded within one genomic window of Psilocybe cubensis strain MGC-MH-2018 chromosome 2, whole genome shotgun sequence:
- a CDS encoding putative ABC transporter ATP-binding protein (putative ABC transporter ATP-binding protein C323.04) codes for MQLEKIPLIGKMFGRNNGQGVNASTDELNPTLQYPMSEVSAAGVEEVQGGESTSDSGTTLDTTENIDDKEKTQEGTSNKKRRRNKQTQARVNAIKLQEEEKRSKELAEEVERLKNERKSMQYELATLQNTVSEHSNTNRQLEIEICRLREEERNIIRDLKDAYQEIEQYKQRVSMKDSKVALLQEKLNKSISKIDELTTLLQERATEIKGVQTFLTTADLYSGADIIQMVDGLNMDIFHTAASVAEIFEQPTEADAAARLTSKDREERLEFGAERLKSIPEAIGERLYTHLANKCTELHEDPFPLQVAIQAYLAHFCTQRVQIFSGESAKSAFDDLYGRIRSAASERSIASIQTKVDAIVKQATQLKKAMHEGITTADMEVFVVRCGESFNHTVMEDSYGDNKSKKRNNKASCVLCPVGMGLRKITTNKEDRTSTTTLLFKPKVALLAVLNKEEPAHGCTEGGHTRVAPATSDIQGQWANAGGLYPFLSGASGDPYSRISYVSFRQRTGGESGAFFDYTARYGAMREEEDKITLRHTLKSSPGTGDHSLFDLLTEKMGLKSLLDLPMITLSNGQTRRARVVKAILGQPEILLLDEPLTGLDPPSRKALTETLQDLHMNRSPRIIVGVRKGEDIPPWITHILEIDGSSATAREASAVSHTFNTRTFTPAQTVNNSGHLTVKPTSLLVDMQGVNVAYGDRKVLKDINWQIRQGDRWHLQGPNGSGKTTLLALLTGDHPQSYTQRHLLLPCILPSSASSPSRSPAIGPRKRTPTAHLRRLLGVVSPEMFDAFPRRHPGMSVWEAVTTGFDGGFVPRTRDASIELRKIGSVGWVDVAEDELELDLEANEKTTHIEAVRKWRIERCWEVLKALGSASWRKDTGNNDSTNLEAATREFASHPFSSLSPGEQRLVLLMRALVGRPPVVLLDEVWSGMDDDMIAAARRYLRSNEGVSQEQAVVVITHWEDEVPWSGEEVKRFKLSSL; via the exons ATGCAACTCGAGAAAATACCGCTCATTGGCAAAATGTTCGGGCGGAATAATGGTCAGGGGGTCAATGCCTCCACAGATGAACTAAACCCAACGCTCCAGTATCCAATGTCAGAAGTCAGCGCGGCAGGCGTGGAAGAAGTCCAAGGTGGCGAATCTACCTCGGACAGTGGCACAACGCTAGACACCACAGAAAACATCGATGACAAGGAAAAAACACAGGAGGGAACATCTAACAAGAAACGCCGTCGCAATAAACAAACACAGGCGCGAGTGAATGCTATTAAActgcaggaggaggagaaaaggTCCAAAGAATTGGCAGAGGAAGTGGAACGGTTGAAGAATGAACGGAAATCCATGCAATACGAATTGGCGACGTTACAAAATACAGTATCAGAACACTCCAACACAAATCGTCAACTCGAGATTGAGATTTGTCGCCTGCGCGAAGAAGAACGCAACATTATTCGTGACTTGAAAGACGCTTACCAGGAAATAGAACAATACAAGCAACGGGTGTCAATGAAGGATAGCAAAGTGGCTTTACTGCAAGAAAAACTAAACAAATCGATCTCAAAAATCGACGAATTGACAACCTTGTTACAGGAACGAGCAACTGAGATAAAGGGAGTCCAGACGTTTTTGACCACAGCCGATCTGTACTCCGGCGCCGATATCATTCAGATGGTGGATGGGTTGAATATGGACATCTTCCACACAGCAGCTTCTGTAGCCGAAATTTTTGAGCAGCCTACGGAGGCGGATGCAGCTGCCAGGCTGACCAGCAAAGACCGTGAAGAGCGTCTAGAATTTGGGGCTGAACGGTTGAAATCAATTCCTGAGGCAATCGGTGAAAGGTTATACACGCACCTTGCTAACAAATGCACAGAACTGCATGAAGACCCTTTCCCACTTCAAGTCGCTATCCAAGCTTATCTAGCGCATTTCTGTACGCAACGTGTTCAAATATTTTCTGGCGAGAGCGCGAAATCAGCGTTTGACGATTTATACGGCAGGATAAGATCAGCCG CGTCAGAAAGGTCCATCGCATCTATTCAAACAAAGGTGGACGCAATTGTGAAGCAGGCGACGCAGTTGAAGAAGGCGATGCATGAAGGGATCACAACAGCCGATATGGAGGTCTTTGTCGTGCGTTGTGGAGAATCCTTCAACCACACCGTCATGGAGGACAGCTACGgtgacaataagtcaaaGAAGCGCAATAACAAGGCAAGCTGCGTACTTTGTCCAGTAGGAATGGGCCTACGGAAGATCACAACCAATAAGGAAGATCGCACATCGACTACAACCCTCCTCTTCAAGCCCAAGGTTGCGTTGCTTGCCGTGTTAAACAAGGAAGAGCCTGCCCATGGATGCACGGAGGGAG GACATACCAGAGTAGCACCCGCTACTTCTGATATACAAGGCCAATGGGCCAATGCTGGAGGACTATACCCCTTCCTTTCTGGCGCATCTGGTGACCCTTACTCGCGCATATCTTACGTTTCTTTTCGTCAACGCACTGGAGGGGAGTCAGGAGCTTTCTTCGATTACACAGCTCGATATGGAGCTAtgagggaagaagaagataaaATCACACTCAGACACACGCTCAAGTCCTCACCTGGAACCGGAGATCATTCGCTTTTCGATCTCCTGACGGAAAAAATGGGGCTGAAGTCTCTACTCGACCTGCCCATGATTACCTTGAGCAACGGTCAGACCAGGCGGGCCAGAGTTGTCAAAGCAATTCTGGGACAACCCGAGATTCTTTTGCTTGATGAACCACTTA CCGGACTGGACCCTCCTTCACGAAAGGCCTTGACGGAAACGTTACAAGATTTACACATGAATCGATCTCCTCGAATCATCGTTGGAGTAAGGAAGGGTGAAGATATCCCCCCTTGGATCACTCATATCCTCGAAATCGACGGAAGTAGTGCCACAGCTCGAGAGGCTTCAGCAGTAAGCCATACTTTCAACACTCGAACTTTTACCCCCGCCCAGACTGTCAATAACTCAGGCCATTTAACTGTGAAACCTACCTCGCTCCTCGTCGATATGCAAGGCGTCAATGTTGCGTATGGCGATCGCAAG GTCCTCAAAGATATCAATTGGCAAATTAGACAAGGTGATCGATGGCATCTTCAGGGACCAAACG GTTCTGGAAAGACAACGTTGCTAGCTCTTCTGACGGGCGACCATCCACAATCTTATACCCAACggcacctcctccttccaTGCATTCTTCCTTCCAGCGCGTCGTCTCCTTCTCGCTCTCCGGCAATCGGCCCACGTAAACGCACACCCACGGCACATCTGCGTAGACTCTTAGGAGTGGTATCTCCAGAGATGTTTGACGCGTTTCCTCGGCGACATCCAGGAATGAGCGTTTGGGAGGCCGTTACAACTGGTTTTGATGGCGGATTCGTACCTCGAACACGCGACGCGAGCATAGAATTACGAAAAATTGGCAGTGTTGGATGGGTCGATGTCGCCGAAGATGAACTTGAATTGGATCTAGAAGCGAACGAAAAAACGACTCACATTGAAGCAGTCAGAAAATGGAGGATTGAAAGATGTTGGGAGGTGCTCAAAGCTCTTGGATCCGCCTCATGGAGAAAGGATACAGGGAATAACGATAGCACTAATTTGGAAGCTGCCACGCGCGAATTCGCTTCTCATCCATTCAGTTCGCTATCTCCTGGCGAGCAGCGTCTCGTTCTTCTGATGCGGGCGTTGGTGGGTCGACCACCGGTCGTTCTCCTGGATGAGGTGTGGAGTGGCATGGATGATGATATGATTGCCGCTGCCAGAAGATATCTGCGGTCGAACGAAGGTGTCAGTCAGGAACAAGCTGTGGTGGTGATTACTCATTGGGAAGATGAGGTTCCGTGGTCGGGGGAAGAAGTCAAACGATTCAAATTATCTTCGCTATAA
- a CDS encoding Heat shock 70 kDa protein 12A: protein MTTLNRPRYDGTQRKLVLAFDIGTTFSGISYSILDPGEVPEIRGVTRFPAQEHVGGDSKIPTIIYYDKQGDVRAVGAEAVREGIEADAEDEGWTKAEWFKLHLRPQTTSSGSSLLTGHPIPPLPEGKTIIDVFGDFMRYLHQCARTYIEDTYPNGAEMWKNLEGRTDFVLTHPNGWEGTQQSYMRRAAVRAGLIPNTPAGQQRLSFVTEGEASLHFCIQKGLTIDAMKQGKGILIVDAGGGTVDISAYKQTSKNAQSFEEIFAPECHFQGSVFISNHAREFLEKLLKDSRFAEDVPYITDCFDKTTKLRFRSDDETQFIKFGTIRDKDLALNIRNGQLKLSGSDVASFFEPSIQCIVDTIEEQRAACTTKIASVFLVGGFAASDWLFTNLKARLSDNTLDICRPDSHVNKAVADGAVSFYLDHFVAARISKYAYGIEFSRIYVSTDPEHVARMHSQYTCLDGRIMLPVGFDAILPKARLFDTKVSETEEYRHSYVRNSKNSSAFQILDEEIMCYQGTKSNPRWTDEETDMYRVLCHVTADTSNVPLRQYVNSKTGIPYYRIEFEIVLSFGLTELKAQVAWKENGIERRGPAEVVYDPDELICD from the exons ATGACCACCTTGAACAGGCCTCGGTACGACGGAACCCAACGAAAGCTCGTACTCGCTTTCGACATCGGGACTACATTTAGTGGTATTTCGTACAG CATTTTGGATCCTGGAGAGGTCCCTGAGATTCGAGGAGTTACCAG ATTTCCCGCGCAAGAACACGTCGGTGGTGACTCTAAGATACCGACCATAATCTACTATGATAAACAAGGAGACGTGCGCGCTGTTGGTGCAGAAGCTGTGCGTGAAGGAATAGAAGCGGACGCGGAGGATGAGGGATGGACAAAGGCGGAGTG GTTCAAACTCCATTTGCGACCCCAAACCACCAGCTCTGGATCGTCTCTACTAACCGGCCACCCTATTCCACCCCTGCCCGAGGGAAAAACCATAATAGATGTTTTTGGCGATTTTATGCGGTACCTCCATCAATGCGCCCGGACCTACATCGAAGATACATACCCTAATGGGGCAGAGATGTGGAAAAATCTGGAGGGGCGTACGGACTTTGTGCTCACGCATCCAAATGGGTGGGAAGGCACACAACAGAGCTATATGCGCAGAGCTGCAGTCAGAGCGGGTTTGATACCCAACACTCCGGCCGGCCAGCAACGACTCTCCTTTGTTACCGAAGGAGAAGCCAGTTTACACTTTTGTATTCAGAAAGGTTTGACTATTGACGCCATGAAG CAAGGCAAAGGGATTCTCATTGTCGATGCCGGCGGTGGCACGGTCGACATCTCTGCTTATAAACAAACATCGAAAAACGCTCAATCATTCGAGGAAATATTTGCACCGGAGT GCCATTTCCAAGGATCGGTTTTCATAAGCAACCACGCCAGGGAGTTCCTCGAAA AACTCCTTAAGGATTCACGCTTCGCAGAAGATGTGCCCTATATCACTGATTGCTTTGACAAGACCACCAAATTGAGATTCCGCAGTGACGACGAAACTCAATTTATCAAGTTCGGAACTATCAGGGACAAAGATCTCGCTCTTAACATCCGCAATGGGCAGCTCAAACTTTCTGG CTCAGACGTAGCGTCTTTCTTTGAACCATCTATTCAATGCATCGTTGATACCATCGAGGAGCAACGTGCTGCTTGTACGACTAAAATTGCC TCCGTTTTTCTTGTTGGGGGATTCGCAGCTAGCGATTGGCTGTTCACAAATTTAAAGGCAAGGCTCTCTGACAATACCTTGGATATATGCCGCCCTGATAGCCATGT CAACAAAGCAGTTGCAGATGGAGCTGTTTCGTTCTATCTTGACCATTTCGTGGCTGCTAGGATCTCAAAGTATGCATACGGCATAGAATTCAGTCGGATATATGTTTCTACGGATCCCGAACACGTTGCGCGAATGCACTCTCAATACACTTGTCTGGATGGCAGGATCATGCTTCCCGTTGGATTTGATGCTATACTTCCTAAGGCACGTCTCTTT GATACCAAAGTGTCTGAGACAGAGGAATACAGACACTCTTATGTGAGGAACTCGAAGAACTCCTCCGCATTCCAAATTCTAGACGAGGAAATTATGTGCTACCAAGGGACCAAAAGTAACCCACGCTGGACAGATGAAGAGACTG ACATGTACCGTGTTCTTTGTCACGTAACGGCCGATACATCGAATGTCCCTTTGCGCCAATACGTCAACTCTAAAACTGGAATACCTTACTACCGAATCGAATTTGAAATCGTATTGTCGTTCGGGTTAACTGAATTGAAGGCTCAGGTTGCATGGAAGGAAAAT GGCATCGAACGAAG GGGTCCCGCTGAAGTTGTTTATGATCCTGACGAGCTAATCTGCGATTAG
- a CDS encoding Aspyridones efflux protein apdF: MSTSVNYSSSSRDFLANHTKEKLEKSQHTCSKCLATNVLEVEVETSPGEPSELDMGLAPVDNGRQAWIFVFSACIFDSFIWGWNNTYGLFQEYYATHPPFDAASSGEISIIGTTSVAIQYIEVILIIALFQRYPELPKPSMWASLAMCVGALILSSFATKVWQLIILQGIVFGIGAGVFYAPILIWLSDWFVERRGLAGGIIFGGSGVGGFVLPIAMGYLLKNVGFGWAIRTFGLVLGVCGGIALLGVNPRLPLRKPITYLHRKPWFPKDLSPFRNPVFLCMMVINSVQALGFYPVSIFLTTYTSYLSAGTFTSTVTLALFNAASVICYVLFGRICDSFPYSYVIFTSGFVSALAALLLWGYASTLGIIFAFTVVFGGFNGGFPGTWPAAASEIGTRNEVTSLMMGTFAIVKGIGAIVGPAIAATLRDSNNDSPARYGGFGFLRVEMFVGAMAVATSIGGLALSFISVSKRIQKCR, translated from the exons ATGTCCACGTCCGTAAATTACTCAAGCTCTTCCAGAGACTTCTTGGCCAATCACACGAAAGAGAAACTGGAGAAAAGCCAACATACGTGCTCGAAATGTCTAGCTACAAACGTGCTGGAGGTCGAGGTGGAGACTAGTCCTGGGGAGCCTTCAGAATTGGACATGGGCCTAGCTCCTGTGGATAAC GGGCGACAAGCATGGATATTTGTATTCTCAGCATGCATTTTTGATTCATTCATCTGGGGGTGGAATAATACTTACGGACTTTTTCAAG AATACTACGCTACGCATCCCCCTTTTGATGCCGCTTCTTCTGGTGAAATATCAATTATTGGCACGACTTCTGTCGCGATTCAATACATTGAAGTGATATTAATCATTGCTC TATTCCAAAGATACCCAGAGCTTCCTAAGCCGTCAATGTGGGCATCTCTAGCGATGTGCGTCGGCGCCTTGATTTTGTCAAGTTTTGCTACCAAG gTGTGGCAGTTGATCATACTCCAAGGCATCGTCTTCGGTATTGGAGCGGGGGTGTTTTACGCGCCCATTCTGATATGGCTGTCAGACTGGTTCGTCGAACGTCGAGGACTTGCAGGTGGAATTATTTTTGGTGGCTCAGGCGTGGGAGGCTTTGTTCTTCCTATAGCCATGGGTTATCTTTTAAAAAACGTTGGATTTGGATGGGCAATCCG AACTTTTGGACTTGTATTGGGCGTCTGTGGCGGTATCGCACTTCTTGGAGTCAATCCACGATTACCTCTGCGCAAGCCTATAACATATCTTCATAGAAAGCCGTGGTTTCCAAAAGATTTGTCTCCCTTTAGAAATCCTGTATTTCTGTGCATG ATGGTTATCAATTCTGTGCAAGCTCTAGGGTTCTATCCTGTCAGCATATTTCTCACAACATACACATCGTATCTCTCAGCTGGAACCTTCACTTCGACCGTAACACTTGCACTTTTCAATGCTGCGTCCGTTATCTGCTATGTGCTCTTTGGCCGAATCTGCGATTCATTCCCGTACTCGTACGTAATTTTTACAAGTGGGTTTGTCAGTGCATTGGCTGCTCTGCTACTTTGGGGATATGCGTCCACACTCGGTATTATTTTTGCCTTTACGGTGGTATTTGGTGGTTTT AACGGCGGATTTCCTGGAACATGGCCTGCCGCTGCGTCAGAAATAG GAACTCGAAATGAAGTCACAAGCTTAATGATGGGGACCTTTGCTATCGTAAAAGGCATAGGAGCTATTGTAGGACCTGCTATAGCGGCGACCCTACGCGATAGCAACAATGATTCCCCTGCTAGATATGGAGGCTTTGGTTTCTTGAGAGTTGAAATGTTTGTCG GTGCAATGGCGGTGGCCACAAGTATCGGTGGACTTGCTCTGTCATTTATCTCCGTATCAAAAAGAATACAAAAGTGTAGATAG
- a CDS encoding Cx9C motif-containing protein 4, mitochondrial: MTSIGQDPPCQTEACSLHDCLKKHTYSPEKCDRHLRNLYECCQRMYDQTKGKGESTACPMPQVVARWIKDHPRK, from the exons ATGACTTCAATTGGACAGGATCCACCTTGCCAGACCGAAG CATGCTCACTACATGACTGCTTGAAAAAGCACACTTACTCCCCCGAAAAATGCGACCGGCACTTGAGAAATCTCTACGAATGCTGTCAGCGTATGTACGATCAAACGAAAGGGAAGGGAGAGTCAACAGCATGTCCCATGCCTCAGGTGGTGGCAAGATGGATAAAAGATCATCCTCGTAAATAG
- a CDS encoding Cuticle-degrading protease, with translation MHFFSATLITLAVLVGPVFSAPNPLRAVETYSGTTSGKYIVKFKAGVSRKQWIKKLGLSKAVDWQSVNGISSHLNTDALNTLRASDDVEYISEDGIMYTQAVQEDATWGLQRISSVGKITNTTRPATAFTYTYDDSAGEGVDIYIVDTDSPGVFVNHTQFGGRATWGLSVENYRSGSVSGIVTGLDWVISQVAASGRPSIVSLSLGGSASTPLDNAIAAVAAGNSNANAANYSPARAPSAVTVGASTILDERASFSNYGPIVDIFAPGLNVLSSWIGGTTATPHVAGLIAYLISKEGNLSPAEMSAKLQTYSVKGALTGLPSTTLNYLAQNAALEA, from the exons ATGCATTTCTTCTCTGCCACTCTTATCACCCTTGCCGTTCTTGTTGGTCCTGTTTTCAGTGCACCGAACCCCCTGCGTGCCGTTGAGACCTACAGCGGTACAACCTCAGGGAAATACATCGTCAAATTCAAGGCGGGCGTGTCTCGAAAGCAATGGATTAAGAAACTCGGTCTTTCCAAAGCTGTTGATTGGCAGAGTGTCAACGGAATATCCA GCCATCTCAATACCGACGCTCTAAATACTCTTAGAGCGTCTGACGATGTTGAATATATCTCTGAAGACGGAATCATGTATACACAAGCCGTTCA GGAGGATGCAACATGGGGACTGCAGCGGATTAGTTCGGTTGGCAAGATTACGAATACTACAAGACC CGCTACGGCCTTCACATATACGTACGACGACTCCGCCGGAGAAGGCGTGGATATTTACATCGTCG ACACTG ATTCACCAGGCGTTTTTGTCAACCAC ACACAATTTGGTGGTCGAGCGACCTGGGGCCTTAGCGTCGAGAACTATCG ATCTGGTTCTGTTTCCGGAAT CGTTACTGGGCTAGATTGGGTCATCAGCCAGGTTGCAGCTTCTGGCAGGCCGTCGATCGTATCTTTGTCCCTTGGCGGGAGTGCTAGCACACCTCTCGACAACGCTATTGCCGCA GTCGCAGCTGGTAATTCCAACGCCAATGCTGCTAACTACTCCCCTGCACGGGCACCTAGCGCAGTGACTGTCGGCGCTTCCACTATTCTCGACGAGCGTGCTTCGTTTTCAAACTACGGCCCAATTGTGGACATTTTCGCACCTGGACTCAACGTTCTTAGCTCATGGATTGGTGGTACCACT GCAACTCCCCACGTTGCTGGTCTTATTGCGTACCTGATCAGCAAGGAGGGTAACCTGTCTCCTGCAGAAATGTCCGCCAAGCTGCAAACCTACAGCGTCAAGGGCGCTCTGACTGGTCTTC CTTCTACCACCCTGAACTATCTTGCGCAGAACGCCGCTCTGGAGGCATGA